One part of the Deinococcus sp. NW-56 genome encodes these proteins:
- a CDS encoding replication initiator protein A has translation MKKDRQPALPKVDERNFARLGIVSVQTRLDDEASRSWNSAFEIAGRSFGVAAEAPHGRPRGIDTNVVIGIESLFAARSCPEDNRLHTTAYELRAASFLPLNGKSFHRLRESLDRLWYTSVTVTDGWHLPDGRKLRNVKRMRLINDLSYWDIDGHDSFETTRELVPNATLTIQLGTQMANSIRSGFTQALEHKILTGIEQPPARALYRLLEAHRYADTGEQRRSLAVGLEDWRLACGITDGKPSKTLRALSEAHEELVAQGYLRDVRVGGSRATTALTYEFASLDDPDPALVRLLVESGVAAPAANKLAKEKGDRVEEVVRYVRDTLREKPGSVRKPGGLINDMLQRPEKYVLDARPSASGAEARREESQARLRTAEDEAQQRTESERRELLAAPPQVQWERTRRSLKLLLGKQLTGPQWDALERACLSGQMFAAALLQDLSAAQARLELQAFVDDLRDRLG, from the coding sequence ATGAAAAAGGACCGACAACCGGCACTGCCCAAGGTCGACGAGCGCAACTTCGCACGGCTGGGCATCGTGAGCGTCCAGACCCGATTGGACGACGAGGCCAGCCGTTCCTGGAACAGCGCCTTCGAGATCGCGGGGCGGTCGTTCGGCGTCGCGGCGGAAGCCCCGCATGGGCGTCCCCGGGGGATCGACACCAATGTCGTGATCGGCATCGAGAGTCTGTTCGCCGCGCGGTCCTGTCCGGAGGACAACCGCCTGCACACCACGGCGTACGAGCTGCGTGCGGCGAGCTTCCTGCCACTCAACGGCAAGAGTTTCCACCGGCTGCGCGAGTCGCTCGACCGGCTGTGGTACACCAGCGTGACGGTGACCGACGGCTGGCATCTCCCGGACGGGCGCAAGCTGCGCAACGTCAAGCGCATGCGGCTGATCAACGACCTGAGCTACTGGGACATCGACGGTCACGACAGCTTCGAGACCACCCGCGAGCTCGTGCCGAACGCGACGCTCACCATCCAGCTCGGCACGCAGATGGCGAACAGCATTCGCAGCGGCTTCACCCAGGCGCTGGAGCACAAGATCCTGACCGGCATCGAGCAGCCGCCTGCCCGTGCCCTGTACCGCCTGCTGGAAGCCCACCGGTACGCGGACACCGGGGAGCAGCGGCGGTCCCTGGCAGTGGGGTTGGAGGACTGGCGCCTGGCGTGCGGCATCACGGACGGCAAGCCCAGCAAGACGCTCCGGGCGCTGAGCGAGGCCCACGAGGAGCTGGTCGCCCAGGGCTACCTGCGGGACGTGCGTGTCGGCGGCTCCAGGGCCACCACGGCCCTCACCTACGAGTTTGCCAGTCTGGACGACCCGGACCCCGCGCTGGTGCGTCTGCTGGTCGAGAGCGGGGTGGCCGCTCCGGCCGCGAACAAGCTCGCCAAGGAAAAGGGCGACCGCGTCGAGGAGGTCGTGCGGTACGTGCGGGACACCCTGCGCGAGAAGCCGGGCAGTGTCCGCAAGCCGGGCGGCCTGATCAACGACATGCTGCAGCGGCCGGAGAAATACGTGCTGGACGCCCGGCCTTCTGCCTCCGGGGCCGAGGCACGCCGTGAGGAAAGCCAGGCCCGCCTCCGCACCGCCGAGGACGAAGCCCAGCAGCGGACCGAGAGTGAGCGGCGCGAGCTGCTCGCCGCGCCTCCGCAGGTGCAGTGGGAACGCACCCGGCGGTCCCTCAAGCTGCTTCTGGGCAAGCAGTTGACTGGCCCGCAGTGGGACGCGCTCGAACGCGCCTGCCTGAGTGGGCAGATGTTCGCGGCGGCACTGCTTCAGGATCTCAGTGCCGCCCAGGCCCGCCTGGAACTGCAAGCCTTCGTGGATGACTTGCGGGACAGGTTGGGTTGA